In Amyelois transitella isolate CPQ chromosome 3, ilAmyTran1.1, whole genome shotgun sequence, a single genomic region encodes these proteins:
- the LOC106133446 gene encoding uncharacterized protein LOC106133446 has protein sequence MSSSKTLLPQEGTGRSAVGESLPTSLDVGSPTVSGGGKSRQRGRCPKIAGRNVARCRSRGRSSTPKGECERERSPYSTPGGSLFASDVSDPEEDLPEVYLTEAPPTRPKLKRRSDEIEEEELSPDRGSKVGTAARGRGPAKSHSGRVKPRTIPSNSEEDINHGTQYLRNSHQETAGGPLEIASHAETIRKAAQSILDNATRSGPLDSSIWANLRDNCQQLLGTASKLQEETAEAEVIRKLKADNKRMSEELALLRQETKALRSAFSERKALQENTSDSTFMARVEQALTEFRETITRDLFVSLGGMVNDRLKDAERRRIIAPKEILRPPLAADQRRLEAKEAVGNQGADTSKSNPVPTVPVTAGTTGSTLISPARAGPAPKGKKKRKRKKKKSGLAPDAASQDPAHALDTLEPLAVVEGPWTMVVRRGQGKGLGKGKQTSRKAPKSFTLPKSSAVVVTLKPESSTDYKSVMSRVTTLQLSSIGVEHAAVRRTATGARIIEIPGGDSGAAADNLADKIRELVGDVAVVSRPYKTAQIKIAGFNEAVTPEALQAEVSKVGNCPLGQVKLGQIRLAPNQTGAVIVTCPVAAANTLITAGRLLVGWSAARVIGLKALPMRCFRCMGMGHTRALCPSPVDRSDLCHRCSKAGHLTSACGVKEPWCAVCHLAKKPANHVMGGKVCNPPRTKGRLATAAPPTAPTTAPEIGGEMEQ, from the coding sequence atgtCGTCTTCCAAAACATTACTACCCCAGGAGGGTACCGGCCGCTCTGCGGTTGGAGAATCCCTCCCCACGTCCTTGGATGTGGGCAGCCCCACCGTATCTGGGGGGGGCAAAAGTCGACAACGGGGCCGTTGCCCCAAAATTGCAGGCCGCAATGTGGCCAGATGTAGAAGCCGCGGGCGATCATCTACCCCAAAAGGGGAATGTGAGCGCGAGAGATCGCCGTACAGCACGCCGGGCGGTTCGCTATTCGCGAGCGATGTTTCAGACCCGGAGGAGGACCTTCCTGAAGTTTATTTGACGGAAGCGCCCCCTACCAGGCCGAAACTTAAGCGCAGGTCGGACGAAATAGAGGAAGAGGAATTGTCCCCCGACAGGGGGTCCAAGGTCGGAACCGCAGCAAGAGGGCGAGGACCTGCCAAGTCCCACTCTGGTAGAGTGAAACCCAGGACGATTCCCTCCAACTCCGAGGAAGATATCAACCATGGGACGCAATACCTTCGCAACTCTCATCAGGAGACCGCTGGGGGACCGCTTGAAATTGCGAGTCACGCAGAGACTATCCGAAAGGCTGCCCAGTCCATCTTGGATAATGCTACAAGGTCGGGACCTTTGGACAGCTCGATTTGGGCCAATCTGAGGGATAACTGCCAGCAGCTGCTAGGCACTGCAAGCAAATTGCAGGAGGAGACGGCCGAGGCCGAGGTGATTCGTAAATTAAAGGCGGACAATAAGCGGATGAGTGAAGAACTGGCTCTCCTGAGACAGGAGACGAAGGCTCTCCGCTCTGCTTTTTCAGAGCGAAAAGCGCTTCAGGAGAACACCTCGGACTCGACGTTCATGGCCCGGGTTGAGCAAGCCCTAACCGAGTTCAGGGAGACCATTACTCGGGACCTGTTCGTGTCTTTGGGAGGCATGGTCAATGACCGCCTCAAGGATGCTGAAAGGAGGCGCATTATTGCTCCTAAGGAGATATTACGCCCTCCACTAGCAGCGGACCAAAGGCGACTCGAGGCTAAAGAAGCCGTAGGTAACCAGGGAGCGGACACATCAAAGTCTAATCCGGTGCCCACGGTGCCGGTGACGGCCGGTACAACAGGATCCACCCTGATTTCACCTGCAAGAGCGGGCCCAGCTCCCAAGggcaaaaagaaaagaaaaagaaagaaaaagaaatccgGGCTTGCTCCTGACGCCGCTTCTCAGGATCCTGCTCACGCCCTTGACACCCTTGAACCTTTAGCGGTCGTTGAGGGACCCTGGACGATGGTCGTCCGCAGGGGACAAGGCAAGGGATTAGGCAAAGGAAAGCAAACTAGTAGGAAAGCCCCAAAGAGTTTCACCCTGCCCAAATCATCAGCGGTGGTAGTGACACTGAAGCCGGAGTCTTCTACCGACTACAAGTCAGTAATGAGTAGGGTGACAACTCTTCAATTATCGTCCATAGGGGTGGAGCACGCTGCGGTGCGCAGAACCGCTACGGGGGCTCGTATTATAGAGATTCCAGGTGGGGACAGTGGCGCCGCGGCTGACAACCTTGCCGACAAAATAAGAGAATTGGTGGGGGATGTCGCCGTGGTATCTCGGCCATATAAAACAgcgcaaataaaaattgcagGCTTCAATGAAGCTGTTACGCCGGAGGCCCTTCAAGCCGAGGTATCCAAGGTCGGGAATTGTCCACTAGGACAGGTAAAACTAGGGCAAATTCGGCTTGCACCAAATCAGACTGGGGCTGTCATAGTTACCTGCCCCGTCGCCGCGGCTAATACCCTGATCACGGCTGGCCGCCTCCTAGTAGGATGGTCAGCCGCCAGAGTAATTGGCCTAAAGGCTTTGCCAATGCGCTGCTTTAGGTGTATGGGTATGGGTCATACTCGAGCCTTATGTCCTTCCCCAGTGGACAGATCGGACTTGTGCCACCGCTGCAGCAAAGCGGGGCACCTCACCTCGGCGTGTGGTGTTAAAGAACCCTGGTGTGCGGTGTGTCATCTGGCAAAAAAGCCGGCAAATCACGTAATGGGGGGTAAAGTCTGCAACCCCCCTCGTACCAAAGGACGGCTGGCGACAGCGGCGCCTCCAACTGCGCCTACAACGGCGCCAGAGATAGGTGGTGAAATGGAGCAATGA